From the Malus domestica chromosome 17, GDT2T_hap1 genome, one window contains:
- the LOC103417509 gene encoding cyprosin-like yields MKKEIQCAAIQYGTGAISGFFHQDHVQVGDLVVKDQDFIEATKEPGVTFVAAKFDGILGLGFQDISVGDAVPVWYNLVNQGLVKEPVFSFWLNRNTEGEERGEIVFGGVDSSHFKGEHTYVPVTQKGYWQFDMGDVLIDGESSGFCANGYSAIADSGTSLLAGPTEVWRGGGGCDHEGSCKRGDKINVLIIPCLPSAKEKRRQKQKQK; encoded by the coding sequence ATGAAAAAGGAGATTCAATGTGCGGCGATCCAGTATGGAACtggtgcaatttcaggtttctTCCACCAGGACCATGTCCAAGTCGGTGATCTTGTTGTTAAGGATCAGGACTTTATTGAGGCAACCAAAGAGCCTGGAGTCACATTTGTGGCAGCTAAGTTTGATGGTATTCTTGGACTTGGATTTCAAGATATCTCAGTTGGAGATGCTGTTCCTGTCTGGTATAATTTGGTCAATCAAGGTCTTGTTAAAGAACCAGTTTTCTCATTTTGGTTAAATCGCAATAcagaaggggaagaaaggggtGAGATTGTCTTTGGTGGGGTTGATTCTAGTCATTTCAAGGGTGAGCATACATATGTTCCCGTGACTCAGAAAGGCTACTGGCAGTTTGATATGGGTGATGTCTTAATTGATGGTGAATCATCTGGATTTTGTGCTAATGGCTATTCAGCAATTGCTGACTCAGGCACCTCCCTATTGGCTGGACCAACGGAAGTATGGAGAGGTGGTGGAGGCTGTGATCATGAGGGATCGTGCAAAAGGGGAGATAAGATTAATGTACTTATCATTCCTTGTTTGCCATctgcaaaagagaaaagaagacagaaacaaaagcaaaagtaa
- the LOC103406044 gene encoding aspartic proteinase 36-like — protein sequence MGAAHIFVAYLAVLISPFCAHGNVFSLERAFPRSHYIGLDELQTRDRIRQAHLFKRVVGGIANVSVVYEDFYSPEHVGVYLTKVKLGSPPREFYVAIDTGSNVLWVSCSSCKVCPQHTELGGLSFNFYDPANSSTARPVPCSDKLCKASLETKCSHPTKQCRYNLRYSGGDEIAGYYMSDELHFDMIPVQSHVKIESSAAIVFGCSTSVTGLLEGTTASINGVFGFGQGLMSVISQLSSRGTTANVFSHCLKGDDNGGGILVLGEILEPNIVYTPLIPSVHPFYQINLETISINGQILPIDPAAFTPSLDRATVVDTGTSIGYVAEEAYDPLVHAITLSSKYVSPFLSPSGKQCYLVYTSVAEAFPLLSLNFAAGASMVLKPEDYLLYKGPDQIMF from the exons ATGGGGGCTGCTCACATATTTGTGGCCTATCTCGCCGTCCTTATTTCGCCCTTCTGTGCCCATGGTAACGTTTTCTCACTAGAGAGAGCGTTTCCTAGGAGTCACTATATCGGACTTGACGAGCTCCAAACTCGTGACCGAATCAGGCAGGCCCACCTCTTTAAAAGAGTTGTGGGTGGTATAGCCAACGTGTCAGTGGTATATGAGGATTTCTACAGTCCTGAACATGTTGG GGTTTACTTGACAAAAGTGAAACTTGGCTCTCCACCAAGAGAATTCTATGTGGCGATCGACACAGGGAGCAATGTGTTGTGGGTTTCATGCTCGTCATGCAAAGTTTGTCCTCAGCATACTGAGCTCGGTGGA CTTTCGTTCAATTTCTACGACCCGGCCAACTCATCCACCGCTCGGCCAGTTCCTTGTTCCGACAAGTTGTGCAAAGCTTCTTTAGAGACCAAATGCTCACACCCGACAAAACAGTGCAGGTATAATCTAAGATATTCAGGTGGAGATGAGATAGCCGGGTATTACATGTCAGATGAATTACATTTTGACATGATACCGGTTCAGTCTCATGTTAAAATTGAGTCTTCAGCTGCCATTGTTTTCGG GTGTAGCACCTCTGTGACTGGGCTTTTGGAGGGGACTACAGCTTCAATCAACGGAGTATTTGGATTCGGCCAAGGGCTAATGTCAGTTATATCACAGTTGTCCTCTCGAGGGACAACTGCCAATGTGTTCTCCCATTGTTTGAAGGGAGATGACAATGGAGGTGGTATACTCGTTCTTGGTGAGATTTTAGAGCCAAATATCGTTTATACCCCTCTTATCCCGTCAGT GCACCCCTTTTATCAAATTAATCTTGAAACCATTTCAATCAATGGTCAAATCTTGCCCATTGATCCAGCAGCGTTCACACCATCACTTGACCGAGCAACAGTGGTTGACACGGGAACCTCTATTGGATATGTTGCGGAAGAGGCCTATGATCCGCTTGTTCATGCT ATAACTTTGTCTTCAAAGTATGTGAGTCCCTTCCTTTCACCATCAGGAAAGCAGTGCTATCTAGTTTACAccag TGTGGCCGAGGCATTTCCTCTGTTGAGTCTTAATTTTGCTGCTGGTGCATCTATGGTTTTAAAACCAGAAGACTACCTTTTGTATAAGGGACCTGATCAG ATCATGTTTTAA
- the LOC103454914 gene encoding uncharacterized protein yields the protein MANLAKLEYAALDITGKNYLTWVLDTKIHLEAGNLGDTIRDESSSSSQNRAKAMIFIRRHFDEALKSEYLTVEDLLALWEALRSRYNHQTTVILPKAHYEWSHLRIQDFKLVAEYNSALFRITSQMKLCGDTITDEMLLEKTYNTFHANNVLLQQQYRARGYTEYNQLISVLLVAEQNNELLMKNHNSRPTGSAPFPEVNAASLEVNATSSGGQFDATHLDVSDFIMERGNEVYRSD from the exons atggcaaacttggCTAAGCTTGAATatgctgccctggacattaccgggaagaattaccttacttGGGTACttgataccaagatccatctggaagcagggaatcttggagataccatcaggGATGAAAGCAGCTCATCTTCTCAAAATCGGGCGAAGGCTATGATCTTTATTCGCCGCCAttttgatgaggcactaaagagtgagtacttaacggttgaagatctgTTAGCTCTCTGGGAGGCCTTGCGaagcagatacaatcaccagacaacggtgattcttccaaaagcTCACTATGAGTGGTCTCACCTGAGAATTCAGGATTTCAAATTAGTGGCGGAGTACAATTCTGCGTTGTTCAGgattacctctcagatgaagctcTGTGGGGATACCATTACTGATGAAATGTTGCTGGAAAAGACTTACAACACATTTCATGCCAATAACGTGCTCCTGCAGCAGCAGTATAGAGCGAGAGGCTacactgaatacaaccagctgatatctgtgcttctggtagctgaacagaacaatgagctcctgatgaaaaaccataattcccgacctactggatctGCACCATTCCCAGAAGTAAATGCTGCTTCCCTCGAAGTGAACGCCACATCCTCTGGTG GGCAATTTGACGCAACTCACCTAGATGTTTCAGACTTCATTATGGAAAGGGGGAATGAAGTATATCGGTCCGACTAA